The Rhodothermus marinus DSM 4252 DNA segment GGCAGGTCTGGTGAACAACAGAAAACGGCCGGCAGAGAAATGGCCGGCCGCTTCCGAAGGTTCCATCAGGCGCGGGCGCCCGCCAACTCCTGCTCCAGTTCGAGCAGGCGGCGGATACGCTCCTCGGTGGGCGGGTGCGTCGAAAACAACCGGGCGATCCCGCCGCCGCTGAACGGATGCACGATGAACATGTGCGCCGTGGCCGGGTTGGCATCCATCGGGATATGGGCCACGCCTGCTTCGAGCTTCTCCAGCGCACGAGCCAGTGCCCGCGGCTTGCCACAGATGAGCGCTCCACCCCGGTCGGCTGCAAACTCGCGTGCCCGCGAAATGGCCATCTGGATCAGCATGGCCGCCAGCGGCGCCAGAATCAGCATGAGCAACCCGGCCAGCGCGTTGCCACGGTCCCGGTCATGTGCCGGCCCAAAGAAGAAGGCAAACCGAGCCAGCATTGTGATGGCTGCCGCGAGCGTGGCCGCAATCGACGAGATCAGGATGTCCCGGTGCTTGATGTGCGCCAGCTCGTGCGCAATGACGCCCTCCAGCTCTTCCCGATTGAGCAGCCGTACGATCCCCTGCGTGACGGCCACCGCGCTGTGCTTGGGGCTACGACCCGTCGCGAATGCGTTGGGCTGCTCGGAGGGGATCACGTACACCCGCGGCATGGGCAATCCCGCCCGCTGTCGCAGCCGGTCCACGATGTCGTAGAGTTCCGGCGCCTCCTCACGCGTAACCTCCCGGGCGCCGTACATCATCAGAACGATCTTGTCACTGAACCAGTAGCTGAAAAAGTTCATCGCCACGGCAAAAAAGAAGGCGATGATCATGCCCTGCTCGCCGCCGATCGCTTCACCGATCAGCACAAAGAGCACAATCAGCAGGGCCATCAGCGCCGCCGTACGCAGCGTATTCGCCATGGTCATCTTCCGGGATGGTTGACAGGTTACTGCCGTCTACGACGACGTCGGGATATACGACAGGAAGAAAGGCGGGTTCTACCCGCGGTCTTTACTTCCACGGTAAAAACGACGCAACCGGACGGTTACGCTTCGCCCAGCTCGAGCGCCATCAGCGCATCCTGCAGCTCGGCCAGACTCTTCACGTCGCCCACCCGACGGGCCACTTCAATGCCCTGCCGGTAGGTGCGCACCGCGTCTTCGGTGCGCCCCAGCTCCCGGTAAAGCCGGGCCAGGTGGTAGTAAGTGCCCACATAGTCGGGATGATCGCGCACCAGTTCTTCGAAGAAATGCAGCGCCTGCGCCACCTCGCCCCGCTTCCAGTATTCCTGCGCCAGCGCAAAGCGCGTGAAGGCATCGTCCGGATCTTCCCGGTAAAATTGCAGCAACTGTTCCAGTCGGTCCATAGCCAGCACACGGATTACCAGTGGCCGCCGGCTCCACCGCCGCCGAAGCTACCGCCACCCCCGGAGAAGCCGCCGAAATCACCGCCACCGCCCCATCCTCCGCCGCTACTCCAGCCGCCCCCGCCACCGAATCCGCCCCCCCAGATGATAATCGGCGGAAAGTCGGGTTCGCGGCGATAGACCCGATAGGGATAGCGGGCGCCTTTCCGCCCCCGGGGCGGTCCACCGCCGCTGCGCATGGCCGACAGGAAAAACAGCAGCACCACCAGCAGTACGAACAGCGAGGCCACGTTGACCCAGACGCCGTGATCGTCGGCCGACCGGGGCGGCGGCTGAAACTCGCCCTGCGCCGCGGCAATGATCGCATCGACGGCCGCCGAAAGCCCCCCGTAAAAATCACCCCGACGAAAACGCGGCACGATGATGTCCCGTACGATCCGGCCGGCCAGCGCGTCGGGGATGGCCCCTTCGAGTCCGTAGCCCGTCGCGATGAACACCTCGCGTTCTTCGCGGGCTACCAGAATGACCACGCCGTTGTCGTACTCCTTCTGCCCCACGCCCCAGCGTCGTCCCAGCTCCACGGCATAGTCGGCGGCCGGGACGCCGTTGAGCGTGGGCAGCGTCACGATCACGATCTGCGTCGAGGTTGTGTCGGCGTAGGTGGCCAGTTTCCGGCTCAGCATCCGCTCTTCCGCCGGCGTCAGCAGGTCGGCCAGGTCGGTCACCCACTGCCCGCTGGGCGGGATCACCTCGATCTGCTGCGCCAGCGCTACCGACGCAAGCAGCAGCGCCAGCACCCACCCGAGCCACCTTCCGCCGAGTCGTCGCATGGGTCAGAGATCGAATTCTACCTCCGGCGCTTCCTGAGCGCTTTCGGCCGCCTCGAACGGCTGCTTGGGCGCAAAGCCCGTCAGGCTGGCCACCAGCACCGTCGGGAATCGCCGGACCAGCGTGTTGTAGCGCCGCACGGCCTCGTTGTAGTCGCGTCGGGCCACGGC contains these protein-coding regions:
- the htpX gene encoding zinc metalloprotease HtpX; this translates as MANTLRTAALMALLIVLFVLIGEAIGGEQGMIIAFFFAVAMNFFSYWFSDKIVLMMYGAREVTREEAPELYDIVDRLRQRAGLPMPRVYVIPSEQPNAFATGRSPKHSAVAVTQGIVRLLNREELEGVIAHELAHIKHRDILISSIAATLAAAITMLARFAFFFGPAHDRDRGNALAGLLMLILAPLAAMLIQMAISRAREFAADRGGALICGKPRALARALEKLEAGVAHIPMDANPATAHMFIVHPFSGGGIARLFSTHPPTEERIRRLLELEQELAGARA
- a CDS encoding tetratricopeptide repeat protein, whose translation is MDRLEQLLQFYREDPDDAFTRFALAQEYWKRGEVAQALHFFEELVRDHPDYVGTYYHLARLYRELGRTEDAVRTYRQGIEVARRVGDVKSLAELQDALMALELGEA
- a CDS encoding TPM domain-containing protein, coding for MRRLGGRWLGWVLALLLASVALAQQIEVIPPSGQWVTDLADLLTPAEERMLSRKLATYADTTSTQIVIVTLPTLNGVPAADYAVELGRRWGVGQKEYDNGVVILVAREEREVFIATGYGLEGAIPDALAGRIVRDIIVPRFRRGDFYGGLSAAVDAIIAAAQGEFQPPPRSADDHGVWVNVASLFVLLVVLLFFLSAMRSGGGPPRGRKGARYPYRVYRREPDFPPIIIWGGGFGGGGGWSSGGGWGGGGDFGGFSGGGGSFGGGGAGGHW